One Lysobacter enzymogenes DNA segment encodes these proteins:
- a CDS encoding DUF2069 domain-containing protein codes for MSASGPGAHGRGRDAAGPDEAGPDNAGPGERAPAARVADGGAHERSVIDDGTAQGHAGHGATTARPGSQWVLLVCLLALAALFALWYLLPGRHWIAGLTVFVLPPALLAAGVALRSRLAGYWAGVLALFWFCHGVMLAWSSPGERLYAWIEVVLALAVIFSANLAGLKARLGRKRG; via the coding sequence TTGAGCGCGTCGGGCCCCGGTGCCCACGGTCGCGGCCGCGACGCAGCCGGGCCCGACGAAGCGGGCCCCGACAACGCCGGCCCGGGCGAGCGCGCGCCGGCCGCGCGCGTCGCGGACGGCGGCGCCCACGAGCGCAGCGTTATCGATGACGGTACTGCGCAAGGCCACGCCGGGCATGGCGCGACGACCGCGCGGCCGGGCTCGCAATGGGTGCTGCTGGTCTGCCTGCTCGCCCTGGCCGCGCTGTTCGCGCTGTGGTACCTGCTGCCGGGCCGGCACTGGATCGCCGGGCTGACCGTGTTCGTGCTGCCGCCGGCGCTGCTGGCCGCCGGCGTGGCCCTGCGCAGCCGCCTGGCCGGTTACTGGGCCGGGGTGCTGGCGCTGTTCTGGTTCTGCCACGGGGTGATGCTGGCGTGGTCCTCGCCGGGCGAGCGGCTGTACGCCTGGATCGAGGTGGTGCTGGCGCTGGCGGTGATCTTCTCGGCCAACCTGGCCGGGCTGAAGGCGCGGTTGGGGCGCAAGCGCGGGTAA
- the wrbA gene encoding NAD(P)H:quinone oxidoreductase encodes MTEVLVLYYSRGGSVARLARQIARGIGEVEGVSARLRTVPPVAAITQTAAPPVPEDGAPYVEPRDLDECAGLVLGSPTRFGNMAAPVKHWLDGLGAQWASGALVGKPAAVFTSTASMHGGQESTLLSMMLPLLHHGCVILGIPYTEPALSRTRGGGTPYGASHVAGAQDDPELSDDEAALARALGRRVAALTAKVNR; translated from the coding sequence ATGACCGAAGTGTTGGTGCTCTACTACAGCCGCGGCGGTTCCGTCGCCCGCCTCGCCCGCCAGATCGCGCGCGGCATCGGCGAGGTCGAGGGCGTTAGCGCGCGGCTGCGCACGGTGCCGCCGGTGGCCGCGATCACCCAGACCGCGGCGCCGCCGGTGCCCGAGGACGGCGCGCCCTACGTCGAGCCGCGCGACCTGGACGAATGCGCCGGCCTGGTGCTCGGCAGCCCGACCCGCTTCGGCAACATGGCCGCGCCGGTCAAGCACTGGCTCGACGGCCTCGGCGCGCAGTGGGCCAGCGGCGCCCTGGTCGGCAAGCCGGCGGCGGTGTTCACCTCCACCGCCAGCATGCACGGCGGCCAGGAATCGACCCTGCTGAGCATGATGCTGCCGCTGCTGCACCACGGCTGCGTGATCCTCGGCATTCCCTACACCGAGCCGGCGCTGAGCCGCACCCGCGGCGGCGGCACGCCGTACGGCGCCAGCCACGTCGCCGGGGCGCAGGACGATCCCGAACTCAGCGACGACGAGGCCGCGCTGGCGCGCGCGCTGGGACGCCGGGTCGCGGCGCTGACCGCGAAGGTGAACCGTTGA